Proteins co-encoded in one Prunus persica cultivar Lovell chromosome G6, Prunus_persica_NCBIv2, whole genome shotgun sequence genomic window:
- the LOC18772645 gene encoding uncharacterized protein LOC18772645, which yields MDQQGKCNNSEILDFSTLQSNEATNLINSTGAWLLNEKPGAFISEEELKIRSEVEKDIERDLEEEIKDGICHLALRLHRLYQHQNERRSSSAAALAARDERKMEKAFCEVNINIKMEGGTKIEIKETKKPAPPDQKGSGPNWSGTRSENYMQPFVKMARNSKKFDWAKTLRSNVGPVAFTKKPWQPT from the exons ATGGACCAGCAAGGAAAATGCAACAATTCGGAGATACTAG ATTTTTCAACGCTGCAGTCGAACGAGGCCACGAATTTAATCAACAGCACCGGTGCTTGGCTG TTAAATGAAAAGCCTGGGGCCTTTATCTCAGAAGAAGAGCTGAAGATTCGGAGTGAGGTCGAGAAGGATATAGAGAGAGACTTGGAGGAAGAAATCAAAGACGGGATATGTCATCTTGCTCTGAGATTGCACAGGCTTTATCAACACCAAAACGAAAGAAGATCAAGTTCTGCTGCTGCTCTTGCTGCTAGAGATGAAAGAAAGATGGAGAAAGCATTTTGTGAGGTGAACATAAACATCAAAATGGAAGGAGGAACCAAGATTGAAATAAAAGAGACCAAGAAACCAGCACCTCCTGATCAAAAGGGTAGTGGTCCTAATTGGTCCGGTACAAGATCAGAAAATTATATGCAACCATTTGTGAAGATGGCTAGAAATTCCAAGAAGTTTGATTGGGCCAAAACACTGAGGTCAAATGTTGGCCCTGTAGCCTTCACAAAGAAACCATGGCAGCCCACATGA